The region GTCGTGCATGTCGGACATGATGGTCGACGGGTTGTAGCCGACCCGGGCGGCGGCCGCGTAGAAGGTGGCGGGGGCGTTGTCGCCGTGCCAGCGGGCCAGTTGGTCGACGGTGTTGCGGGCGGTCTGCAGCAGGCCCGCGTCGCTGTCGAGGCCGACCTGTCCGCCGGGGTAGACCGCCTGGATGGCGATGTCGTTGCTGTCGTTGACCCAGTCGGCGCCGGTGGAGGTCTCGCGGAAGACGGTCTGCCCGTTGCGCGTCATGGTGGGCAGCGGTGCGAGGTGGGCGTCGATGTCCTGCCAGGTGGCGCGGGTGCCGGCGTCCTGGCCGAGCGCGGTGCTGATGTCGGTCAGGCCCTGCATCAGCAGATGGACCAGGCCCAGCGTGAGGATGCTGTTGGTCTGCGGGTAGGCGTTGTCCTCCTGCGGCGCGTCGTTGGTGATGGTGTAGGTGCCGGACCCGTCCTTGGTGAGGTAGTTCTGCCAGAACAGCCCGACCTGCTTGAGGTACGGGTAGACCGTGCTCGCGTAGGCGGTGTCGCGGGTCTGCTCGTAGCGCATGACCATGTCGCTGGCCAGGTTGACCGCGTTGGACTTCTGGTTGTGCAGGTTCATGTCGGCGCTGGTGCCCTTGGGCGAGATGCCGACCGGGTAGAGGACGCCCTGGAAGCCGTTCTGCGCGGCCAGTTGCTGTCCGCGGGCCATCCAGTCAAGCACCGGCTGGTCGTAGGGGGCCGTCTGGTCGATGTGGTTGGTCGTCAGGCCGGCGTAGAAGGGCGCCTGGTAGTTGTAGTTGGTGTGGTAGTCGCCGTTCCAGTTCATGTTGCCGGTGATCCAGTTGCCCCACAGCCCCGGCGCGTACTTCCCCGGGCGCGACAGGCAGCCGAGCAGGTACAGCGAGCCGTACCAGCTCTTCTCGACCGCCTTGTCGGGGATCTGGACGTAGGACTGCGACCAGTAGGTCTGCCACCAGGTGCGGTGGGAGGTCCGGTGGCTGTCGACGTCGGCCTGGGTGAGGGTGCCGACCAGCGCGTCGGCGGCGGCCTGGTAGCCGGCGGTGTCGATGCTGCTCTGGATGCCGGCGACCAGGGTGGCGGTGGTGCCGGGCTGGATGGTGAGGTTGACCGTGCTGCCGGAGACCGTCTGGCTCTGGCCGATGGTGCGGGCCGCGATCCTGGCCCGCGGGTCGCCGCTGCCGCCGCCGTCCGCGGCCACATCGGCGTCGAGGTCGTTTCCGCTGGTGCTGACGGTGGGGGCGCCGCCCGAGCCGTTCTGCAGGGTGATGGCGATGTGCTGGGCGCTGCCGCCGGTCAGCGTGAAGGCGGTGACGAGGACATTGCGGTTGGCGTCCACCCAGCTGGTGGTGCTCAGCGTCTGGCCGCTCTTGGTGTAGGTGCCGCGGACCTCGGCGTGCTGGATGTCCTGCACGACGTTGTACGACGCGCCGGCCAGGCCGCCGGCCGCGACCACGATCCGGCCCAGCGGCTTGATGGCGTGGCTGGCGCCGGAGAAGAAGTCGTTCTTGCCGAGGTAGTAGGTCTGGTTGTCGATACTGCCGCCGACCGCGACGCCGACGTCGCCGTTGCCCATCTCCGGGGCGTCGATCGTGCCGCCGCCGGTCAGCTGGGTGGGGGGCGAGGTCCATACGCCCTGGTACTGCCCGACGGTGTTCATGCCCTGCGCCGCGGTGATCGGGTCGGCCGCGGCGGGCGTGGCCAGTGCGGTGGTCAGGGCGGTGGCCAGCAGGGCGCCGGCCAGCGCCGCCGCCGTTGCCGCGCTCCCGCTGCTGCGGGCCGGCGAGGTGAGCCTCATAGGGGCTGCTGCCTTTCTCGTTGACGGATGCCGCCGCCGTCCGTGCCCGCTGTGCCGCCGGGTCCGCCGCCGTCCTGCCGCACCGGTACCGCGCACCTCGATACATCGGATGACTTGTCGAGGGTGAACGCGGTGTCGATGACAGCGTTGTCAGTCGCCGCCCGTGCCACAGGCGGCGACGACCCGCCCACCGAGATGGGCCGGGCGGCGCGGAACCGGCGGAAAGCCGGGTGAAACCGGTCGGGAAGGCGGTGCGCATCATGGGGGGACTAGCGGAAACCAGCAGGAGGACACCGGCGGCTCACCAGGTCCTCCGCACGCTCCCGGGGCGGCTCCCACTGCCCGAGAGAACGTTATCGTAGGATGTCCGGGACGTTTATAGAGGCGCCGCCGTGCGTTGTAAAGGGTCCGCACAAAGGGTCCGCACAGCCCCCCGGGGCCGCACACCCGCCGGCGCACCGCTCCGCGCCCGGCCCAGGGCCGCGGCGCCCGCCCCCCGCGCCGGGCCGCGCCCCTCGGCCCCGCGCCGAAGCCGCGCTCAGGGGCCGATCTCGCCCGAGCCCCTGGTGATCAGCGAGGTCGTGACGATGACCGTGCGGACCGGCCGGGCGGGCTCGGCCAGCCGCGCCCTGAACAGCTCGATCGCGGTCCGCCCGATCTCCATGTCGCCCTGTGCCACCACCGTGAGGCCCGGCCTGAGCAGGTCGGCGAGCCCGAAGTCGTCGAAGCCGACCAGCGCCGTCGTACCGAAGTCGGGTCCCAGCGCGCGGATGACGGCGACCGAGGTGGAGAAGTTGCCGGTCACGATC is a window of Streptomyces sp. NBC_01477 DNA encoding:
- a CDS encoding glycosyl hydrolase family 95 catalytic domain-containing protein, giving the protein MRLTSPARSSGSAATAAALAGALLATALTTALATPAAADPITAAQGMNTVGQYQGVWTSPPTQLTGGGTIDAPEMGNGDVGVAVGGSIDNQTYYLGKNDFFSGASHAIKPLGRIVVAAGGLAGASYNVVQDIQHAEVRGTYTKSGQTLSTTSWVDANRNVLVTAFTLTGGSAQHIAITLQNGSGGAPTVSTSGNDLDADVAADGGGSGDPRARIAARTIGQSQTVSGSTVNLTIQPGTTATLVAGIQSSIDTAGYQAAADALVGTLTQADVDSHRTSHRTWWQTYWSQSYVQIPDKAVEKSWYGSLYLLGCLSRPGKYAPGLWGNWITGNMNWNGDYHTNYNYQAPFYAGLTTNHIDQTAPYDQPVLDWMARGQQLAAQNGFQGVLYPVGISPKGTSADMNLHNQKSNAVNLASDMVMRYEQTRDTAYASTVYPYLKQVGLFWQNYLTKDGSGTYTITNDAPQEDNAYPQTNSILTLGLVHLLMQGLTDISTALGQDAGTRATWQDIDAHLAPLPTMTRNGQTVFRETSTGADWVNDSNDIAIQAVYPGGQVGLDSDAGLLQTARNTVDQLARWHGDNAPATFYAAAARVGYNPSTIMSDMHDEAVGHSYNNLGIHHNGGGIENINVITSGLDEMLLQSFQNDIKVFADWPAGSSAKFGDLMAAGNVLVSSSIANNSVQYVRAISQKGGNVTFTNPWPGSTVQLYRGGSNAGTVSGTKFTLATSAGETLTLAPPGTSYATVQTQLAQPLGSGGAGTGGTSTSFASGSEAGDPAPAWTDTVDTAGGGNNGVTGINSDSAGPQTGPRTGETARTGSAALMYAGSATGTGPHAYLKVYDLSGSPLAVGTAKTLSYWIYPQSHATTPWVPAGSTESECVAVDLVFTDNSTLRDSGAVDQNGSRAHPAQQCGHLTPDSWNHVTVNLAANNGGKQIARVLIGYDHPGGAGGYRGYVDDLTVN